AGAAGTACAAGCAGTACCGCGGAATGGGCTCCGTCGGGGCGATGAAGTCCGGCGGCGGCGAGCGGTATCTCAAGGACGCAGACGAGGAAGAGGAGGACTTCGTCCCCGAGGGCGTGGAGGCGGCGACGCCGTACAAGGGCACCCTCGCTTCCGAGCTGCACCAGCTCGTCGGCGGGATGCGCTCGGGGATGGGCTACGTCGGAGCGGAGACGATTCCGGGGTTCAAAGAGCGCGCCGAGTTCGTCCGCGTGTCCAGCGCCGGACAGACGGAAGGTCATCCCCACGACGTGATGATCACCGACGAAGCGCCGAATTACAGTCCGGACGAAAACTGACATCGTCACAACCCGGACGATAACGCCGTTGCAGGCTCGAACACAAACTGACGCAGGCCACCGGGACCGCGAACTGTCCCGCAACCGCACGGCGGCCCGCGGTGTGAGACGACGCACCGGGGGATCGTAAGGGGTATCTTGATATGCCCTCGGGAGCCATTCCATCGTATCGGTGTCACCGAACGCACCGCAGACCTACCAATGAGCGCTGACCTGCCGATGGTGCTCGTCGTCGAAGACGAGCCGGACCTCGCCGATCTGTACGCAACGTGGCTGAAAGACGAGTATCGCGTTCGCGTCGCTTATGGCGGACGCGAGGCACTCGACGAGCTCGACGACGAGGTCGACGTCGTGCTTCTCGACAGGCGGATGCCCGACCTATCGGGCGACGAGGCGTTGGCAGCGATCCGCGAGCGGGACGTCGGGTGCCGCGTCGCGATGGTTACCGCCGTGGAACCCGATTTCGATATCGTCGCGATGGGATTCGACGATTACCTCGTCAAACCGGTGTCGCGGAGCTCGCTCAAGGAGACCGTCGAGAGCTTACTTCGTCGAAACCGCTACGACAACGGGATTCAAGAGCTCTTCGCGCTCGCCTCGAAGAAAGCGCTTCTCGAATCCGAAAAGGACGCTGCAACGCTCGACGCTCACGAAGAGTACCAGGAGTTGACTGACCGCGTGCGCGAACTGCGCTCTCAGCTCGACGAGACGCTGTCGACCTTCGACGACGAACACGATTTCACCGCGATGTACCGCGACCTCAGCGACGAGGTTGATGTCGACGACGACCAATCCGAGTAGCGACAGGTTACCTCCTTCTGTTCTGTTCGGCCGCCGAGTACGGATCCGTTACCGGATGGACACCGTCGAGAGCACTTCTCGGAGCTGTCTGTCTTTTTGTACCACGATAATAGGATTAAATTAACATAATATCATATCAGAAAGTGTCAGAAAATTTTATTTTAAAGCGCGCCTAGGTACCAATCGTCATGTCCGAAAATGACTCGAACGCTGTCGCACAGTACCTCGCCAACCACCCCCGCGCGATGGGCGTCCTCTTCACGGCGCTGCTCCTGCTCTCGCAGGCAGGCACGGTGGTTGCTGGGAATCACGGCGCGATCAATGGTCCCTGAGCGGTTAGATCCGACTTACGTCTAAATCGTCGCTCCAGACGAGTGAATTGTTGACGACGACCGGAATATTCTCCATCGATAAGAACTCGCTCAGCTCTGCTTCCGTCAGCGTGAATGTGTCAACGGTTCCGGACGACAGATAATACGATTCGTTCCCGGGAATGTATGGGACGACTAGACTACCTAATTCATACGCGGCGGCGGGGTATGTCCGATAATCGACGTCGAACTTTTGCGTATCTCCTCTGATCTCACACATATTCGGAAGGACGGCTTGCACCTGAGTTACACAAAAGCTCCCGTCGCCGACGACGATGTAGTCGCTCCCGATGTAGCTGTCGCGCTTTGCGATCTCCAGTGAGATCCGAATCGGGAATCCGTAGTTCAACAGCCGGGCGAGACTCCGGCCGATGTCGACCGCGCCGCTGTTGACGACGTCGTTCAGCGTGACGATCCCCGCGATCGCCCCGCGTTCGATGAGTTCCATCCCCTGTTCGTAGGACTGACACGCGTTGAGGAGGAACGAGTCGACGCCGAGTTCGTCGATCGTCTCGACGTCGAGTGCACCGTCGGGGCACTGGAATCCATCCTCGTCGATGTGGCCGATGTAGTGGAGAAACTCCGTCTTCTCTTTGAGTACCGACCGGAGCTCCTCGACCGTCAGTTGGTAGTGCGTGCGCACCTCGAAGGGGAGTTCCTCGCGAGAGCCGTACACCGACTCGACGGCGTCGCGCTCCTCGGCCATCTTCGGGTCGTTACAGATCACGGTGAGGCCGATGTCGCCTTCGATAGGCGCACGCGCCAACCGGTTCCGGTACGCCTGCAACGACGCCTTACTCGCGCCGATCGGGATGCCCGGGCCCAGCCACGCCTGTTCGAGCGAGTCCGTTTCCGCCGGTTGGACGTACGCCCGCTGACTGTGCGCCGCCTCTTGGCTCCGCGTGTCCGCGCTGCGAGTGCTCGCGCTCCGGGTAAACGTGTCTTCGCCCGTCGACGCGGGCGTCGGCGGCTGCGGCGGTCCTCGACGAACGAACTCCGACACGGCGTTCGACTGTATCGCCGACCCGCTCGTCGGCTCCGTCTGCGGCGTCATCACGACCGCGAGGTCGTTCGCGACGAACGGCAGCAACTCGACGTTCGAGGCCGTCGGCGCGACGTGCGCTGTCAGCTTCCACTCGGGAACGTGCGCTTCGATCCGCTCGTAGGGAACGTCGAGATAGGCGGCCAACTGCCCGCCGATCGATCGGTCGTACAGGTCCGCGAAGTCCAAGCCGAGCTCCGGTTCGAGCGTCCGCCGCTCGTGGAGATCGACCTCGTAGTATCCTTCGGTCCGCGTGAGACAGTCGAGGAAGAACGTCTGTTTGAGCGCGCGCTCTACCGATCTCTCGAAGCCCCGGGGACCGTCGAGTTCGTGGACGAAACCCTCGTCGGTCACGATACGCGGCGTCGACCCGGGGACGACCCCCGCGCCGAGGTAGTACGCCAGCGGCGCGGCGACGTAGACGTGTCGACGGGTCTCCGGCAACTCCAGTGTGACGTCCGTCTCGGGCCGTTCGAGCCCCTCGGG
This DNA window, taken from Halobellus sp. LT62, encodes the following:
- a CDS encoding HalX domain-containing protein, whose protein sequence is MSADLPMVLVVEDEPDLADLYATWLKDEYRVRVAYGGREALDELDDEVDVVLLDRRMPDLSGDEALAAIRERDVGCRVAMVTAVEPDFDIVAMGFDDYLVKPVSRSSLKETVESLLRRNRYDNGIQELFALASKKALLESEKDAATLDAHEEYQELTDRVRELRSQLDETLSTFDDEHDFTAMYRDLSDEVDVDDDQSE
- a CDS encoding DUF7503 family protein → MSENDSNAVAQYLANHPRAMGVLFTALLLLSQAGTVVAGNHGAINGP